Genomic DNA from Niallia circulans:
TGCCGCTGATTTTTATTCGCATTCGTTCTGTTGAGCAGTTTTTGAGGCTGATGGATTCCCTCCATGAGTGTATCCACTTATTAACAGGAATTGTCATTCCTAAATTTGATGCAGCATTTGGAAGTATTATCCTACAGAAATTGGAAGCATATAATAGCTTAGGCAATTTGCTATATGCAATGCCAATCTTAGAGACGAAAAGAATCATAGAAAAAGAAACTAGACTAGAAGAATTGTTGTCGATTAAGGCAGTTCTCGATACATATAAGCATCTTATTTTAAATGTCCGGATTGGTGCGACTGATTTTTGCGGTTTATATGGGATAAGAAGAAATACAGATACAACTGTTTATGATGTGGCCATTATCCGTGACTGCATCACTGATATCATTAATGTGTTTTTGCGTGCAGATAGTCCTTATGTCGTTTCCGGACCTGTATGGGAATATTTCTCTTCCAAAGAAAGAATGCTGATTCCACAGCTACGGGAAACGCCGTTTAGGAAAAGATATGGCAAGGCGGGCATGCAAATGAGGACACAGCTAATCGACAGACATATGGACGGCTTGATAAGGGAAGTGCTAATGGATATTACTAACGGTTTAACTGGAAAAACAATCATCCATCCATCCCATATTAAGCCTGTACAAGCATTAAATGTTGTCAGCTATGAGGAATATTTAGATGCTGCAAATATCATTGCAAGCAATAATGGAGATATCGGGGTTATGAAAAGCTCCTTTTCCAATAAGATGAACGAAATAAAGCCACATTTTTATTGGGCACAGAAAATCATGCTAAAATCTAGAGTTTATGGGGTGTTCCATGAAGAATTTACATACATTGACTTACTCACACAAGAAAATTTCGTTACCAATCCTAAGTGAATTAAAAATGCATATTGAAATAACGGAAAATCCTTTTGAACTGGAAGTACAAGAGCTGTTTCAAATGGCAGCGAGAATTAATAAAAAAAGATCCTTTTTATTCGTCAGCAAGCTACTTGGAAAACATATTCCTATTAAACCAAAATTAGGATTGTGGACCGGATTTGCGCTTGCTGCCAGATATGAAGAATTAAAGACTGGCGTTGTATCTGCTTCTAGAGATGTATTGCTGAAAGCCTATTATGACAATATTGCCAGCTTTCGTGATGAACCGATTATTGCCAAGGAAATAGCAAGCCCAATTATCATTGGATTTGCAGAAACAGCAACAGCGCTTGGCCATAGTTTTTATAAGGCGTTTTCTCATGCAGCCTTTTTTCATACCACGAGAGAAGTGGTGGATGGTATGGAATCTATCATCTCTTTTGAGGAGGAGCATTCCCACGCTACCTCACATCGCTGTTATATCGACGCCTCCATGCTTGATACACAGCGAGAGGTTATATTAGTTGATGATGAACTGACAACAGGCAATACGGCCATTAATATCATTCGAGATATACAGGCGAAATATCCGCGCACAGAATATACAGTTGTCTCGATACTTGATTGGCGTTCAAAGGAAAATGAAGCAAAGCTTAAAAGCCTTGAACAAGAGCTTGGGATAACTATTCGTTGTGTAAGCTTAATAAAAGGTGTTTTTCAATTAGAAGGTGAGTTAAATAATGTCAGTGACGGACAGGAAGAAACAGGCATATCAACAAATATTGTGGAAACAGAATATATTAGCTTAGCCGAATTTACGAAGGATAACTTGCTGCCTTTTTCCTCAAGAACGCTACTTGACGAACGCAATGTAAGCCCTTATTTAAAGAATACAGGCAGATTTGGTCTCCACTCAAGTGAAATAGATTGGGTGGAGGCAGCGGCGTCCTTTCTTGCCCAAAAGCGCATTGGCAGTCAAACACTTTCCATAGGAACAGGCGAGTTTATGTATATTCCAATGAAGATTGCATCTCTGATGGGAGATGGGGTCTACTATCAATCAAGTACGAGAAGCCCTATTTATCCTCATAATGAACATTATTATGGAGCAAAAACAGCGATTCACTTCCTTAATCCGGAAGATACTAGTATTGACCACTATTTGTATAATTTAACAGAATATGCATATGATGATATTTTTGTATTTTTTGAGAGAAAACTTGACGAAGCAAAGCTCAACCCATTGCTTGACAAGCTAAAGGGCACTGGAGCTAGAAAAATAAACATAGTGTATGCAGCGGGAGGTAAGTGAGATGAAACAGAAAACTGGACAGAGAAGGTTTGGATCATATAAGCAGGAGGATGTCGTTTTTCTGTTAAAGGACTTAAGTGACTTCAGCTTAGAGGGGAATACAGAAGAGCGGGAAAAACGTATACAAGGTGGTCAGCATTATAGTGAGACATTGCCGATTGAATACAATCCTCCAGAAAACTATTTGCAGGTTTTTTGGGAAACTCTCGCAGAATACAAAACTAAGGTAGCCTTTTGCACCGCAGTCGTTGCAGAGCAAATATACAGAAGAAAAGGGCAAAACACTGTCCTCGTTTCTCTTGCAAGAGCAGGCACACCAATCGGTATATTGATGAAGCGATACCTACAATTTAAGTATAGTGAAAACATTCCTCACTACAGCATCTCCATTATCAGGGATAGAGGAATAGACGAAAATGCGCTTAACTACATACTAAACTCTCATCCTGGCTGCAATATTCAATTTGTGGACGGCTGGACAGGTAAAGGAGCAATTTCCATTGAATTGACAAAGTCCGTGCAGGACTTCGAAGAAAAGCATGGCGTAAAGCTTGATGATAGTCTTGCTGTTGTCGCAGATCCAGGCTATTGTACAGATTTGTTTGGCACTAGAGAGGATTTTCTTATTCCAAGCGCGTGCCTTAATTCGACCGTTTCAGGACTTGTCAGCAGAACAGTCCTTAATGATGCTTACATCGGAACAAATGATTTTCATGGCGCAAAATATTATCAAGAATTAGAAGAATATGACGTTTCAGAACAGTACTTAGAACAAATCGCTTCGCGATTTCTACACATAAATGAACATGAATTAGAAGAAGCGATTGCGGAAATCAGAAATGCTGAAGAAGTTTCCTTTAAAGGAATGCAGGAGGTTTTAGAGATAAAGGAAGCCTTTGGAATTGAAACGGCCAATTACGTTAAGCCGGGAGTTGGAGAAACAACAAGGGTGCTTTTAAGACGTGTGCCATGGAAAATCTTAATGAAGGACCCTGATAGCCCTTATGTACGTCATATCATCATGCTGGCAAAGGAACGGAATGTAGAAATAATCCCATATCCAAATATGAGTTATACATGCTGTGGTCTCATTAAAAAAGTGGGTGAAGAAAAATGATGATGTTCGCATCCGATTTGGACAGAACGCTAATTTATTCACAACGTGCCCTTTCTGAAATGGGTACACCACTTAATAAAGAAATGGTCGCTGTTGAAAAAAGGAATGGAGAGAATATCTCTTATATGAAGGAAACAGCACTGAATCTTCTTAAGGAACTTTCTGGTGAACTCCTGTTTGTCCCAGTTACGACAAGAACATATGAGCAATATAAGCGCATCTTTATTTTCACAGAGGAAATACCAGTGACATATAGTGTGACTTCAAATGGAGCGAATATCCATTATAAAGGAGAAATCCTTACTGACTGGACAGAAACAGTACAAAGAAAGCTTGCAGAAGAATGTAGCCATAAAGAAGATTTAATGAAACTTCTGCAAGGATTTAAGCTTCCAGGGGAAATGAAAATAGCAGATGATCTGTTCTTTTATTTTATATTAACAGAACAAATAACGGCGGATACCAAAAGACAGATAGGAGAAATTGCTGCAGAAAATGGCTGGAAGCTGTCATTGCAGGGAAGAAAACTGTACTTCATGCCATCTCCTGTATGTAAGGGAGAAGCAGTAAAGTTTATTCAAAAGCGCGAGGGCATAACACAAATAGCAGGTGCAGGAGATTCCCTGCTTGATGTCCCTTTATTGGATGTGTGTACACATCCATTTATGCCAAGGCATGGAGAAATGGCTTCAGAGCTGATGAGTGCTAATACATTTTCTTTCACGAGAACCAAAGGAGCAAATGCTGGTGAAGAGATTATTGAGTCTGTTCACCAGCTTGTAAAGCGAAGTTCTATTCCTCTGCAGGAGAGTCTTTGAGCCATTTGGATAGAAAATGAAAAATGGTAGCGAAAACTGTATAGAAAATGAAGAAGGCGACTGCGCCAACTAACAGGGAGTTAAAGCTGATTGAAACGGCGAAACTGATCATGATACCGATGAGAAAGAGGTCAATGTACAGGAAAGACTTAGAGCATAGTACTTGCTCCATTTGTTTCATGTCTTCTTTCATTTGATGATAAGACATTTTTCGAAACAGTAATCTCATATTAAACACCTACTTAGCCTAAATTACTGTATTATATGCATTTTGCAAAAAATGGTGAAAGATAGATAGTCTTTATATAAAGGTTATCTTCTTCTGACTTAAATGGCAGCAGGCTTACGTTTAACCTTAAGTAAGGAGAAACGTAAGATTGATGTAGAAAAATGAAACTTTTTGGACAAATAATCGTACTAATTTATATAGGGTAAATATTTAGCAATATTAATATACTGTGCTATGATACATATAAAGCTTTACGCGAAAAGATTATTTTTTATAAAGAGCAGTTCGTTTAGGGAAGTGGAAAAAAATGAATGTTAATTTACACACACTGAATGGGCAGATACTTCCTGTATCATTGGAAAACTGGTACACAACCATGCAACAGCCGCTGAAAAGCCGGCCTTTTTATAAGGAAGAAAACGGAACCATTACCTTTGGGCAAGTGTTTGTTAAGCTTCTTGGTGTGCCGATGGATGAAGATGAATATTATAACCAGCTTTATGATTGGGTTCATGCAGAAGACAATAACTTAGAACTGATTAGCAATAATCATTTGAACCGTGTTTTCGATAACAAGCATTTTCAAGCGATTCAAAAACTAATGAATTTACTTCATGAACAAAATCTTTCTGTTAATCGGTTTGTTGCCTTTTTGGATGGAGAAAATCTCATATTAAAATCAACCAGCCCTTCTATACACCGAAAATTAAGGGAAAGCATGATAAAGCTTGTTGAACGCTTTGCTGAAACAGAACCAAATGGCTTAAAGAGCAGTGAGCTGCGCAGGGTGCTTGTTGATGTTATTAAATGGTCTATCAATCACCTTCAGCCAAGTCTTGAGGCATGCGGTGATAGTGAGAGACTTCCGCAATACTTGTGGTACGGTGCAGGCAATAAAAGCCAAGCCTATTTTTTAACATATTTATCGCAAATCGGGTGTGATTTGTTGATTGTTAGTCCAGATGGGAACGATGTTTTCGAGCAAATTGCCGGTGACGTTCAGCCTGTTTTTATCCATAGATATCCGCAAGCAAAAGAAGCAGAGGAGTTTCCGACGGAAAAAAGGAGAAGAACAGCAACTGTTGCTTACAGAGCGTCAAAAGAAATAGAGAGCATTTTAAATCATGAAGGCTCTGGCCTTTATAAACCATGGCAGCTGAGGGATTACACACCAATGTCCGTCACGCTCAAGACAACATATGACGAGCTTTTTTTGCTGGAAAAAGAAAAAGCGATGATACGTCCAAATTTTGAAGTGAGTAATGGAGAAGTGAAAATTCCTACTATTTTTGCTAAAGTATTTGGTGTAAGCAGCAATAGGAAAGAATATTGGGATAGGATGCATACTCTTGTTAATGTGGAACATGCCCTGTTAATAAAGAATTTTCCTTTTACAAGGGCAATCGTCAGCGATTATCGTTTTCATTATCGCAATGCTCTTGGCAAAGATGGGAAATTGGACATAAACAAAATGATGGGATCAAACTATTGGAGCTACGGCCGTTTGCCAATCGGATTGCAAAAAGGAATCGCATCAAGCATTCGCTCTATTTGCCATAACCCCCGTCTTCAGGCATTGCCGCATGAAACTTCAGAAGAAGCAGCTATTTTCCTGTTCACACAAGGACTAATCATACCTGCTGATATTTTGAAGCTGCTACAGAGGTTTGACTACTCGCAGGAAGTGCCAAGCATCATTCTGTATAAGACAGAGCAAAATGGCATTTTTACGAGAGAGGATGCAGCAATATTGCTGTTATTAAATGCATTCGGAGTGGATATTATTCTATATAATCCGCCAGGCCATATTGACATAGAGCCATTTATTACTGAAGGCTCCTATGATTCCCACTGGCTCGAGGATGTTGTGTTTGAACTGGAATATAAGGAAGAGTCATTCTTTAAGAAAATGATACTGAATGGTTTTAAAAAAAATAGAAGGGGAGATTAGCAGTGAATATGCAATCATCTAATTCTTCAAGCAATGAACACCAAGTTATAGATGTGTTAACGGAAAATAAAGTTTCTGAAATCAAGCTTGCCTTAAGAAATGAACCAGAAGTGCAGCAGTTGGCAAAATCAATTGATGAAAGAGACCAAATTCAAATACTAGAGTTCGGAAAAGAGCCTGCTGTGCAGATTTCTAAATTCTCTGATCAAATCCTCAGCAATATGAGAACAACAAAAGTCGAAGATTCAGGAGAACTGCTGAAGCAGCTTGGCAGGATTATGGATAAGTTCGATAAAAAGGACTTTGAGCAATCCTCAAAGGGCCTGTTTGGAAAGCTGTTCAAAAAAAGCGAAAAAATCATGGAGAAGCTGTTTGGTAAGTACCAGTCAATGGGATCGGAAATTGATAAGGTTTATGTTGAAATTTCCAAATACCAAACAGAGATGGTTGATTCGACAAACATGCTAGACAATATGTATGAGCAAAACTATCAATATTATTTGACGCTTGAGAAATATGCTGTTGCAGGTGCAATGAAATCAGATCAGCTCAAACAAGAGGTGCTTCCGACAATTGAAGCAAAAGCAATCCAAGGAGATCAGCTTGCCTCGATGCAGCTTGATACCTTAAGAAATGCGATTGAACTAATCGACCAGCGTGTGTATGATCTGGAAATGGCCAAAATGGTCGCATTGCAAACAGCACCGCAAATAAGACTGCTGCAGCGCGGTAATACGAAATTAATCGGTAAGATTAACTCTGCTTTTGTTACAACAATTCCGATCTTTAAAAACGGCTTGATTCAAGCTGTTGCAGCTAAAAGACAGAAGCTAGTAGCAGACAGCATGAGCGAGCTTGACCGCCGCACGAATGAGATGCTTGTCCGCAATGCACAAAATATTTCACAGCAAAGTGTGGATATTGCGAGAATGGCAGGTGCGCCAAGCATTAAAATTGAGACAATCGAGGAATCCTGGAATATCATTATGAAAGGTATGCAGGAAACAAAATCGATTGAAGAAGATAATAAGAGGCTCCGTGAAGAAGGTACGAAAAAACTGGAGCAGCTTCACAGTAATTTCAAACAAATGAAATTAAAAGGCTAACAATCAGGGCAGCTCTGCTGCCCTGACATAAAAATACATAATAATAAATTGGAGTGGATAATATGGCAATCAATCTGCAAAAAGGACAAAGAGTAGATTTGACGAAAGGCAATCCTGGTTTATCAAAAATTATGGTAGGTCTTGGTTGGGATCCAGTTCAGCAAAATAAAGGTGGCGGACTGTTTGGTTCTTTATTTGGCGGCGGTTCTGGCGGAGCAAATGTTGACTGTGATGCATCTGTTTTAATGCTTGATGAAAATGGAAAAGTAAAAGGAAACAGTGATGTAATATATTTTGGAAACTTGAAAAGCAGAGATGGCAGCATTCAGCATACTGGCGATAATTTGACTGGTGATGGTGCAGGGGATGATGAACAAATTTTTGTTGAATTAAGCCGTGTTCCTGCTTCCGTACATAAGCTTGTTTTCGTTGTTAATATTTATGATGCAGTGAAAAGAAAACAGCATTTCGGAATGATTCAAAACGCATTTATTCGCATTGTTAATCCAAGTTCTAATGAGTCACTGCTGCACTACAATTTGACAGATAACTATAATGGCATGACAAGCTTAATCGTTGGTGAACTGTACAGACATGGTCAAGAATGGAAGTTTGGCGCAATTGGTTCTGGTACAACTGCTGGCAGTCTTGGTGAAGTAGTAAAATCTTATTCTTAAATAACAAGGATATAAAAGGAGGAGAAAAGAATGAGCATCAATCTATCAAAAGGACAAAGAATTGACCTGACAAAAACGAATCCAGGCCTAACGAGAGCTATTATCGGATTAGGCTGGGACACAAATCGCTATGACGGAGGAGTTGACTTTGACTTGGATGCATCCGCATTTCTGGCAGATGCAAACGGCAAAGTGATAAATGATGTAGATTTCATTTTCTACAACAACCTTGCACATCCGAGCGGCGGTGTGGAGCATACAGGCGATAACCGAACAGGTGAAGGGGATGGGGATGATGAACAAATCGTCATCGACTTTTCCAAAATCCCTGCACATGTTCACAAAGTTGGCATTGCAGTGACAATTCATGATGCAGATTCTAGAAGTCAAAATTTTGGTCAAGTTTCCAACGCGTTTGTTCGTGTTGTGAATGAGGAAACAAATGTAGAAATACTTCGGTATGATTTAGGAGAAGATTTTTCTGTAGAGACAGCCGTTGTCATTTGCGAATTGTACAAGCATAATGGCGATTGGAAGTTTAATGCGATTGGCAGCGGATTCTCTGGCGGCCTTGCAGCACTTTGCCGCAATTACGGATTGGACGTATAATTTTTTGCTGTCAAACAGTTAGTGTGTATGAAACAAACAGCAAGCTAAGCAGCCTTTCAGAAAAGAAGCCTTTCTTGTTTCTTTTTTGAAGGGTTTTTTTTGAAGGTATTGCCAATATTTTTTCTGCCGTAATTAATCTCTCATTCTATGCTATAATCTAAGATATTATCAATCTCCTCAAACATTAAACTTATACATCGGAGAGAAAAGTTGGAGAGAGCAAGGATGAAGCAGTTAAAAAAAATCATGCCTTTTTTTATGATTGGCATCGTTTCTATACTGATGGGTAAT
This window encodes:
- a CDS encoding YceG family protein, which encodes MNVNLHTLNGQILPVSLENWYTTMQQPLKSRPFYKEENGTITFGQVFVKLLGVPMDEDEYYNQLYDWVHAEDNNLELISNNHLNRVFDNKHFQAIQKLMNLLHEQNLSVNRFVAFLDGENLILKSTSPSIHRKLRESMIKLVERFAETEPNGLKSSELRRVLVDVIKWSINHLQPSLEACGDSERLPQYLWYGAGNKSQAYFLTYLSQIGCDLLIVSPDGNDVFEQIAGDVQPVFIHRYPQAKEAEEFPTEKRRRTATVAYRASKEIESILNHEGSGLYKPWQLRDYTPMSVTLKTTYDELFLLEKEKAMIRPNFEVSNGEVKIPTIFAKVFGVSSNRKEYWDRMHTLVNVEHALLIKNFPFTRAIVSDYRFHYRNALGKDGKLDINKMMGSNYWSYGRLPIGLQKGIASSIRSICHNPRLQALPHETSEEAAIFLFTQGLIIPADILKLLQRFDYSQEVPSIILYKTEQNGIFTREDAAILLLLNAFGVDIILYNPPGHIDIEPFITEGSYDSHWLEDVVFELEYKEESFFKKMILNGFKKNRRGD
- a CDS encoding toxic anion resistance protein; translated protein: MQSSNSSSNEHQVIDVLTENKVSEIKLALRNEPEVQQLAKSIDERDQIQILEFGKEPAVQISKFSDQILSNMRTTKVEDSGELLKQLGRIMDKFDKKDFEQSSKGLFGKLFKKSEKIMEKLFGKYQSMGSEIDKVYVEISKYQTEMVDSTNMLDNMYEQNYQYYLTLEKYAVAGAMKSDQLKQEVLPTIEAKAIQGDQLASMQLDTLRNAIELIDQRVYDLEMAKMVALQTAPQIRLLQRGNTKLIGKINSAFVTTIPIFKNGLIQAVAAKRQKLVADSMSELDRRTNEMLVRNAQNISQQSVDIARMAGAPSIKIETIEESWNIIMKGMQETKSIEEDNKRLREEGTKKLEQLHSNFKQMKLKG
- a CDS encoding HAD family hydrolase gives rise to the protein MMMFASDLDRTLIYSQRALSEMGTPLNKEMVAVEKRNGENISYMKETALNLLKELSGELLFVPVTTRTYEQYKRIFIFTEEIPVTYSVTSNGANIHYKGEILTDWTETVQRKLAEECSHKEDLMKLLQGFKLPGEMKIADDLFFYFILTEQITADTKRQIGEIAAENGWKLSLQGRKLYFMPSPVCKGEAVKFIQKREGITQIAGAGDSLLDVPLLDVCTHPFMPRHGEMASELMSANTFSFTRTKGANAGEEIIESVHQLVKRSSIPLQESL
- a CDS encoding TerD family protein — translated: MAINLQKGQRVDLTKGNPGLSKIMVGLGWDPVQQNKGGGLFGSLFGGGSGGANVDCDASVLMLDENGKVKGNSDVIYFGNLKSRDGSIQHTGDNLTGDGAGDDEQIFVELSRVPASVHKLVFVVNIYDAVKRKQHFGMIQNAFIRIVNPSSNESLLHYNLTDNYNGMTSLIVGELYRHGQEWKFGAIGSGTTAGSLGEVVKSYS
- a CDS encoding cysteine protease StiP family protein — encoded protein: MKQKTGQRRFGSYKQEDVVFLLKDLSDFSLEGNTEEREKRIQGGQHYSETLPIEYNPPENYLQVFWETLAEYKTKVAFCTAVVAEQIYRRKGQNTVLVSLARAGTPIGILMKRYLQFKYSENIPHYSISIIRDRGIDENALNYILNSHPGCNIQFVDGWTGKGAISIELTKSVQDFEEKHGVKLDDSLAVVADPGYCTDLFGTREDFLIPSACLNSTVSGLVSRTVLNDAYIGTNDFHGAKYYQELEEYDVSEQYLEQIASRFLHINEHELEEAIAEIRNAEEVSFKGMQEVLEIKEAFGIETANYVKPGVGETTRVLLRRVPWKILMKDPDSPYVRHIIMLAKERNVEIIPYPNMSYTCCGLIKKVGEEK
- a CDS encoding phosphoribosyltransferase family protein — its product is MKNLHTLTYSHKKISLPILSELKMHIEITENPFELEVQELFQMAARINKKRSFLFVSKLLGKHIPIKPKLGLWTGFALAARYEELKTGVVSASRDVLLKAYYDNIASFRDEPIIAKEIASPIIIGFAETATALGHSFYKAFSHAAFFHTTREVVDGMESIISFEEEHSHATSHRCYIDASMLDTQREVILVDDELTTGNTAINIIRDIQAKYPRTEYTVVSILDWRSKENEAKLKSLEQELGITIRCVSLIKGVFQLEGELNNVSDGQEETGISTNIVETEYISLAEFTKDNLLPFSSRTLLDERNVSPYLKNTGRFGLHSSEIDWVEAAASFLAQKRIGSQTLSIGTGEFMYIPMKIASLMGDGVYYQSSTRSPIYPHNEHYYGAKTAIHFLNPEDTSIDHYLYNLTEYAYDDIFVFFERKLDEAKLNPLLDKLKGTGARKINIVYAAGGK
- a CDS encoding TerD family protein, with the translated sequence MSINLSKGQRIDLTKTNPGLTRAIIGLGWDTNRYDGGVDFDLDASAFLADANGKVINDVDFIFYNNLAHPSGGVEHTGDNRTGEGDGDDEQIVIDFSKIPAHVHKVGIAVTIHDADSRSQNFGQVSNAFVRVVNEETNVEILRYDLGEDFSVETAVVICELYKHNGDWKFNAIGSGFSGGLAALCRNYGLDV
- a CDS encoding HpcH/HpaI aldolase/citrate lyase family protein, coding for MKLFADLNDKQREKLFYKKPEELSINSDKEILSYALASTLYMPATRPNIYHDLLIKKHSGLTSMVICLEDSIGDHEVELAEAKLKEELINIKTSIEQGILLKAEMPLIFIRIRSVEQFLRLMDSLHECIHLLTGIVIPKFDAAFGSIILQKLEAYNSLGNLLYAMPILETKRIIEKETRLEELLSIKAVLDTYKHLILNVRIGATDFCGLYGIRRNTDTTVYDVAIIRDCITDIINVFLRADSPYVVSGPVWEYFSSKERMLIPQLRETPFRKRYGKAGMQMRTQLIDRHMDGLIREVLMDITNGLTGKTIIHPSHIKPVQALNVVSYEEYLDAANIIASNNGDIGVMKSSFSNKMNEIKPHFYWAQKIMLKSRVYGVFHEEFTYIDLLTQENFVTNPK